The genomic window tctctacaacatcaaataaaaaacaaattttatcatctctacattttttttatttgagtgGTGTTCATCAACAgcttattttgaatttaaaccGTAATACTAATACTACAAGTCCCACATCGATTTATTGAGAAAGAATAAAAGGGTTTATAATTTAGGGGGAGAAAGTTTTAAATACCGGGCTTGGTAACGCAAGCCTGTGACCCAAGTGGGGGTAATAAAATGGAGGTAGTTATTGGTTTTGTGTTGGATTGAGGATATGGAACTATTTGGTAAGATAAGACTTGAGCCTTTATTGAAGAGTGAGTGCCCTGAGTTGAGTGCCCTTGATTGAGGCTCAGTTCAGGGTATATATTGACCCGCTTTCGGGCAAACGTTGTCTTAACAGAGCAGCGCTTTCAATAAGTGTCATGGAATAGGATGTGACCCACACTGTTAGTGGGGTCAAGCACTTTAGTTGCTTCTTAAACCACCCACATTATTTCCAGCAATAACCGGAAGAGTTCCGGTTGCGGTCAATCACTTTGGTCTCAGTCCACACTCTAGCGATAGCCACAtctattttttgacaaaatgtttCGAGAAAGTTCAAGTATATATTTGTACTCAAACAACAATTGATCAAATTTTAACAGAGTCGGTATTGGTATCTGTATTAGAGATGAACATGACGCTTTTATTTCAGCAAAAACTGAATGATTTACTCCTAAAAGTGAAGTTCATGCAGGTGAGGTACTTGGGCTGCTTTCTGCGCTCAAGTGGGTGCAAGAGCTCAACTTAGGACCGATAGATTTTGAGTTGGATTCCAAGAGAGTGGTTGATAGTTTCCACTCTTCACGTAGAAATTTAATTGAATTCGGCGCTATTATTGATCATTGTAAATTAGTTTTCTCCAGTTATTATAGAAACTTTAGCGTAGAGTTTGTGCAGAAACAAGCTAATGAGACTGCTCATACTCTAGCCAAGACGGTCACATTGTCTGCTAGTTTTCAAGTATTGGTTGATGTACCAAATTGTACTTAacacattttaattaatgatatgatatttcgtaaaaaaaaacaattagaaTTATTTCAATTTGAGTTTTGAActcatttgtttttattatcaaataaattttctaGAACGGGAATTATTGAAAAAATCCGAAATTTTTCTATCAATAAGTTGGAGTATGTAAATTATGTGTCTTTCCTGCATGTTATCAAATACACACAGTATTACCTCATGATCCATTGcaaacaatgaagaaaatattgcattttgttttatttagtCAAACTAAATATGTTGTCCAAAGTATATTCTTGAAGCATCTCTCCCAATTGAACGTTTGTTATGAGTCACACTTGTGGAATGATCACTTCCTACCAAATCTACTGTGTCCCGTAAATTTCATATGAAATGTCTCTTGCAAGTTGTGTCATGCAAATGTATACAACTAGTAATACTAGTAATATTAAGAgtgtgtttgatctgctaaaaaataaggagtTTGACATTATATCTTCAATtatactgtgtttgattttaaaactattgATGAAATTGAACAAATTAGGGGTCAAAGAACCGGACAAAATCAGAGTTTTTTGTACCCCACTGAACCATGAGATAATATTTTGTCCTCTGCGCAAGTTTTCTAAgataccaaaataacattttgtatACCAAACATTATACTAgacaaaatttattgaataacttaAATGTTTGTCTTGTGATGTTTTGTCCGTACTTGTATTTTGCAAATTAAAAGGGTTTTTTAGCTCGGACAAATTCATTAATTTCTCCATTATGAACCAATGTTTTCCACCGTTAGATTAAACCAACTCACGACATTTATCATGATCAATCAACACCAAATAAAATCCATAAACTGCATCTCTATAATCACAAAATTTACAGCACAAGCATGAGAGAATGGGTTGGAAAAGCAACAAGAGAAAATAGAGTAAAGGTAGAAGAAGCGAAAGAGAGAAtgttgaaaaagaaagaagagaaaatacAGAGACAGAGTGAGAAAGTGATAATGTGTTTTATTTGGTGTGTTGGTGGAGCAGGATAAAATATGATGCGATGACCTGATCCAactgtgaaaaaaaaaaaaaggttcatcATGAACCAATACTTTGACATGTCCAAATTAAAAGAAACCGTAATACTAATACTACAAGTCCCACAtcgatttattgaaaaataatacaaatgtTTATAATAGATGCATCTATGTCCATCTATATGGGTCCAAAAAATGTGACGTCACATAATTTTTGGGATCAAAACTTACTGAAATATTTAtatgtactaaaaaaaaatttaagatatttgTAGGaatcaaaaacttatttaactcgTACGTATACTATATTTAACCACAAATTTgtttgaaataataatttcCTTCAAAGAAAAGTAGTAAAATGTGATTTGATACAACAAATACAACACTACTAGATTATGTTCGtcatatataaaattaacagtctttttttttaagcaagttATTCCATTCAAAAAACAGGTTTGTACAAAATGATCACAAGTGATCCAACCAATTAAAGGGGACAAGCAAAAACAAACAGAGAAGGCTAAACTAGATTAGCAATTGAGCAATGTGCTCCCTAAGCTTAACATTCCTCCAACCTCTATATACTATAGTATTCATAATGTCTTCATCTATGTTTGTATTATATACTTTGTTGCCAAAGCAAACATCATTTCTATATTTTCATAAGGCATAAATTGTTTCAGCAGTTGCACTCTTCAGGAGTTGTGCCTTCCACCCTTTTCCTTTACTATGTCTTGTGACATCTCAAATCAACACTCCACTTCATAGGAACATGATCAACCTGCAACCATATGAGGACTTTTTGCCAAATAAGTTTAAGTTCAGTGcatccaaaaaataaatgattaatGATTTCCTCTTGGTTGCAAAAACAACATTATAAGTTCACAATCAAACCAAATTTAAGTAGCATATCCTTTGTTGCCAACCTGCCGTGACAAGCCAACCTGAAAATGAAAACTGCTCTAAGCCGAGTCATATTATAGTACATAACTGTTTTCCAGTCTATTAAGGGGTAGGCCTCCCTCAACAACTTGTTAATTTTCCTAGTTATAGCATTCCCCTTCATGTGTTCCCCACCCTCGGATATATGGGAGCGACTCCCTTTGTTTTAGGATAGCCTTAAGAATCCAAGAACAGGATTGATTCACCGACTccctttgttttttaaattaatagtcTTTAAGTTTTAACTCATGTCAAATCttctttattttaactttttattttttttaaatcttctttattgtattttaaaaatttataatgagatttaatttaatttttttttattttatgttttgaagGAAAATGAGAAATATTATtccaataatttcaatattattcAAATATAAACTAGTTTTTAGTGATAAATATTACGATTATAACTATAATACACATAACAACAATTTTGCGCTGGCGAGTAATTTTGTAACGGAACTAATTTTGCACAATTGCACTATACAATATTCGACGTATAATAATTTActctattaatattttttacattattttaatatataaaatttgaatcaaaattaaattatgtaaTTTAACATTAACTATTATTTAATATACTATAACAATATGGGGTTATCAACTTATCATTAAAAATTCTCACATTTTCTACtaaaattttgacaaaataagGCACTTgccatcaaaattgaatattaCTAGAATTTAAGAAGACGTGATGCTTTGTGCTAACTTCTGTTCTCTGTTTCGTTCTTAAATTCAACTAGGACAGTTGTTAAGCGTATATACTAAGTCTATAACCCCCACAATAGATAGCACAGAGAACTCATGACCCGTGTTAATAAGGGTAACTTTCAACGAAAGATCCCATAAAATTATTAAGGATAATTATAACACATACCCTTGTCACATTTCTTAAAGACCTTTTTCTAACAAAAatgtatatttattattatatcaaCAAATACCACTACTATATGTTAATCTGGATTCATTGTAGTGAAATAAGCATACAATTTCTTACATTAATAGATCTCGGCGGTTAATTTAAGATCAGatagttcaaattttaaataatgttttataaataaaatgatcCCAGTCATTTATCATAGATCAGATGACCTACATTTGTTACATCACCCTGCTGTAAATATGGAAATCAACTTCCCTATTTTTCTAAACGAAGTGATTAATATTACTTAAATTCACATATCGTGTGAAGTTTTAGATTCAAATTAATCTAACAATATTGACATCAATGCTACTATTTCCTTGAATCTTGTGAAACACAAATGAACGACAAATTCTCCTTAAAAGTTTTAACGTTGTTGTATGTCCAAAACAGAGATCGAACTCAGAAACTTAATTGATTACATCAGAGACTCAtactttttttactttaataCCCTATTAAATAATATTACCATTATTATTTTACTGTATTTTTGGGCATGTCATTgtctaattaattaatctatGTGCTCAAAGACGTTCTTGAATCAACAACACACGCACAAATAATATTCATGCATGTACAGCCAACTACCTCATATTATACCTTTAAATACCAGTGTGTCTATTACATCTgaattcattcatttttctaCACATAACACAATGGCTTATGCTTCTTGTAGAAGTGCTTTCTTGACCTTTCTCCTAATCCTCCTtacttttctttcattttcccATATTGAAGTGTGTGAGGCACAAGCCAAACCTCCTCCTATAGTAAAAGGACTATCATGGACTTTCTACGATTCAAAATGTCCTAAACTTGAATCTATCATCAGAACTGAGCTCAAGAAGATCTTTGATAAGGATATTGGTCAAGCTGCTGGCTTACTTCGCCTTCATTTTCATGACTGCTTTGTTCAGGTAAACACATTACATTATACATTTATTTAGCCAAGTTAGAAGCATTATTACTATAATTACTTCCTTGAAAATGTATATCTTCTATAATGTTTTAGAAAATGATTTTGATGCACTgtgagttaatttttttgttacattgtCAACTAATTGCGAACTATCATTTGCATGATTTTAAGTTAAATACGATGAAAGTcaaatttatttagttaatgatcaaacaaatatgattaaCTAACAACCTAGAACAAATTACATTGTGACTGCACAAATCTTAGTTAAAATATCCAATGTTTAATTAATAGTATGGTTAGCTTTGAGCGGTGTTGATGAAATAGATTGGAAAACGGAAGAAACtaaacaagaacaaaagagaTCCTTCAAAGAAGATATTGCTAATTATCTTTTTCCGAAAAAAGATAAGACTTTTGACAACATTGAGGACGAGAATAAACTCTTGGAGGACGAGAATAAGCCCTTGGAGGACGATGGTTTGATGGTGAAGGTTTGAGACTTTAGAGTGTGCTCCTTAAAAGGTCTcaaatttgaatcttctttttTGTGTTAGGGATCAGTCTATACAGAACAAATCTCTGACTTTAAATGGGTCTTCCGCCAGTGGATAGTGAGATTGATGTCGCTCGAATTAGTCGGTCTTTGAATCATATAcgaatttttttacacaaatattATGGTTAGGTTGAGTTTCTTTAGCTAATTAATGTAAAACATAGAgtaaaatttgtaaaatatgtGAATTTTACTAATGAAACTATTTTGGATCATAAGACAAATAATAGTACTATTTGACATAGTTGGTTGTTAATGGttttaaaaatggaaaatgaaaaTGCTGCAGGGTTGTGATGGGTCAGTACTATTGGATGGATCAGCAAGTGGGCCTAGTGAGAAAGATGCACCCCCAAATTTGACTCTCAGGGCCGAAGCCTTTAAGATAATCGAAAAACTTCGTAGTCGTGTAGAGAAGCAGTGTGGAAGAATCGTTTCCTGTGCTGATATCACTGCCGTTGCTGCTCGTGATTCTGTTTTCCTCGTAAGTAACtcatttatcaaaattgttCTACTCAGGAATTAAATTCGGGATCTCCTGAACAATCCATCATTTGgcgaagctcattaaccacttgagtccgATGTATAGCACGACCCATACTAATATCTTATGTCTTTGTATTGCAGTCAGGAGGACCAGAATACAAAATCCCATTAGGAAGAAGAGATGGATTAACATTTGCAACAAGAAATGTAACATTACAAAACCTTCCTTCACCATCAAGCAACACAACAACAATCCTAAACTCACTTGCAACAAAAAACCTTAACCCAACTGATGTAGTAGCACTCTCAGGTGGCCACACAATAGGCATAAGCCACTGTTCCTCTTTCACAAACAGACTCTACCCAACACAAGACACTGTCATGGACAAAACCTATGGCAAAAACCTTAAACTCACTTGTCCTACTTCAAACACAGATAACACCACAGTTCTAGATATTCGTACTCCTAACAAATTCGATAATAAATACTATGTTGATCTTATGAATCGTCAAGGTCTTTTTACGTCGGATCAAGATTTGTACACTGATAAAAGGACTAAGGATATTGTTACTAATTTTGCTGTGAATCAATCTTTGTTCTTTGAGAAATTTGTTGCTGCTATGCTTAAAATGGGACAGCTTAATGTTTTGACTGGAAATCAAGGAGAGATTCGTGCTAATTGTTCTGTTAGGAATAAGGATAGTAAATCTTTTATTACTTCTGTTGTGGAAGATGTTGTTGAAGGTTTCTTAGAAATGTGATGAATAATAACAAATCTTTTGTaatgtaataaataataatgttcCTTACTTGTATTAGAGTAATGGAAAATCTAGGTGAGTGCTTTTTCATTTTGCATACTTGTTGTAAGAAtgttaatttgaaaaataaaagttgatGTGAGTGACTaagatttctttttttacaattaagTTTTT from Trifolium pratense cultivar HEN17-A07 linkage group LG1, ARS_RC_1.1, whole genome shotgun sequence includes these protein-coding regions:
- the LOC123903690 gene encoding peroxidase 12; translated protein: MAYASCRSAFLTFLLILLTFLSFSHIEVCEAQAKPPPIVKGLSWTFYDSKCPKLESIIRTELKKIFDKDIGQAAGLLRLHFHDCFVQGCDGSVLLDGSASGPSEKDAPPNLTLRAEAFKIIEKLRSRVEKQCGRIVSCADITAVAARDSVFLSGGPEYKIPLGRRDGLTFATRNVTLQNLPSPSSNTTTILNSLATKNLNPTDVVALSGGHTIGISHCSSFTNRLYPTQDTVMDKTYGKNLKLTCPTSNTDNTTVLDIRTPNKFDNKYYVDLMNRQGLFTSDQDLYTDKRTKDIVTNFAVNQSLFFEKFVAAMLKMGQLNVLTGNQGEIRANCSVRNKDSKSFITSVVEDVVEGFLEM